From the genome of Methanosphaera sp., one region includes:
- a CDS encoding class I adenylate-forming enzyme family protein, with protein MINITTFLDANACRLNKPIYYSVDRNMKYTSKEILSIVSEIGRTLKNEYNIKKQDRVLIYLENIPEYLFSLLAIWRIGAVAIPTNRIYTINEINYFIDDADAKLIITDEQLPDVDIAQYIIPVMDEYRNADVLEAENTQWDDLCQLQYTSGTTGKPKGAMLTHGNWFSAIQNECDILKMTHESVLFCIYPMAHVGISWAIASLRAGALTITKNNYTFDEYLDIIYENRVTNATGMPPVIHSIVSNPQKVQNKLYSVKSIITGGGPLHKELWKKFYKKYGIPILNAYGASETIVVGTGTIIRPEDYAFADRFESVGHPVCFSEVKIVDPQDETKTLPQNENGEIALRGPSIAQGYWMRPQQTKETYTDDGWFLTGDIGYLDDDNRLFITDRKKDMIIMSGWKIYPTEVEEELLKYPAVSEIAVFSLDHEHRGEIPVAAVIWKDGIDDTEGLLEYARKNLARYKIPREIFTTDTLPRVNGWKLLRKDLKEKYSNI; from the coding sequence ATGATCAATATAACAACATTTCTAGATGCAAATGCATGCAGACTCAACAAGCCAATATACTACTCTGTTGATCGTAACATGAAATATACATCAAAAGAAATTCTCAGCATAGTTTCAGAAATTGGACGAACACTAAAAAATGAATATAATATCAAAAAACAAGACCGAGTATTAATATACCTTGAAAACATACCAGAATACCTATTTTCACTACTTGCAATCTGGCGTATAGGTGCTGTTGCAATACCAACAAATAGAATCTATACAATAAATGAGATAAACTATTTCATTGATGATGCAGATGCAAAACTTATAATTACAGATGAACAACTTCCAGATGTAGATATTGCACAGTATATTATACCTGTTATGGATGAATATAGAAATGCTGATGTTCTTGAAGCTGAAAATACACAGTGGGATGATCTTTGTCAGCTACAATATACAAGTGGTACAACAGGAAAACCTAAAGGTGCAATGCTTACACATGGAAACTGGTTTAGTGCAATACAAAATGAATGTGACATACTAAAAATGACACATGAAAGTGTACTTTTCTGTATATATCCAATGGCACATGTAGGTATATCATGGGCAATAGCATCACTACGTGCGGGTGCTCTTACAATTACAAAAAACAATTACACATTTGATGAATATCTTGACATAATCTATGAAAACAGGGTGACAAATGCAACAGGAATGCCACCTGTTATACATTCAATAGTATCAAATCCACAAAAGGTACAAAACAAGCTATATTCTGTAAAATCAATAATTACAGGTGGAGGACCACTACACAAAGAACTATGGAAGAAGTTCTATAAAAAATATGGTATACCAATACTTAATGCATATGGAGCATCAGAAACAATAGTTGTTGGAACAGGAACAATAATAAGACCAGAAGACTATGCATTTGCAGATAGATTTGAAAGTGTAGGACATCCTGTATGTTTTAGTGAAGTAAAAATTGTAGATCCACAAGATGAAACAAAAACACTACCACAAAATGAAAATGGAGAAATAGCACTAAGAGGTCCATCAATAGCACAGGGATACTGGATGAGACCACAACAGACAAAAGAAACATACACAGATGATGGATGGTTCCTAACAGGAGATATAGGATACCTTGATGATGATAACAGACTTTTCATAACAGATCGTAAAAAAGATATGATAATCATGTCAGGATGGAAAATCTATCCAACAGAAGTAGAAGAAGAACTACTTAAATACCCAGCAGTAAGTGAAATTGCAGTATTTAGCTTAGATCATGAACATCGTGGTGAAATTCCAGTTGCAGCTGTAATATGGAAAGATGGAATTGATGATACAGAAGGACTACTTGAATATGCACGCAAAAATCTTGCAAGATATAAAATACCACGTGAAATATTTACAACAGATACACTTCCAAGAGTAAATGGATGGAAACTTCTAAGAAAAGATTTAAAAGAAAAATACTCTAATATATAA
- a CDS encoding metal-dependent transcriptional regulator has translation MHGKEISENIEEYLETIYKKSLMNNMAKTTEISKDLGIAPSSVTQMLKKLEEEGYVTYYQYKGVELTDKGYKIAKEIVRKHRLIETFLYNTLNLDLEDIHDQACAMEHSLSDEAERKLCQLLEYPNQCPDDHNIIPVCDLDIPSCYECSKVHKIDEIPKRLEKLTAVGNMQINQVGTIKFIRGDNDKIKKLLDMGITLEMKVTLINTAPLNQPIKVLIEDKQVDLDKDLSLDIFVELDE, from the coding sequence ATGCATGGAAAAGAAATTAGTGAAAATATAGAAGAATATCTTGAGACAATCTACAAAAAAAGTCTCATGAATAACATGGCAAAAACTACAGAAATATCAAAAGATCTTGGTATTGCTCCAAGTAGTGTAACCCAGATGCTAAAAAAACTTGAAGAGGAAGGATATGTAACATACTATCAATATAAGGGTGTTGAACTTACAGATAAAGGATATAAAATTGCAAAAGAAATAGTAAGAAAACACAGACTTATTGAAACATTCCTATATAATACACTTAATTTAGACTTAGAAGATATCCATGACCAGGCATGTGCAATGGAACACTCACTATCTGATGAAGCAGAAAGAAAACTATGTCAACTTCTTGAATATCCAAATCAATGTCCTGATGATCATAACATAATACCAGTATGTGACCTTGACATACCATCATGTTATGAATGTTCAAAAGTACATAAGATAGATGAAATACCAAAAAGACTAGAAAAACTAACAGCTGTAGGAAATATGCAGATAAATCAGGTAGGAACAATAAAATTTATCAGAGGAGACAATGATAAAATTAAAAAACTACTAGATATGGGCATAACACTAGAGATGAAAGTAACACTAATAAATACAGCACCACTAAATCAGCCAATTAAGGTATTAATTGAAGATAAACAAGTAGATCTTGACAAGGATTTATCACTTGACATCTTTGTAGAACTTGATGAATAA
- a CDS encoding rubredoxin, with protein sequence MKYKCTLCGWVYDPAQNDGVEFEDLPDDWTCPLCGATKDLFVPAE encoded by the coding sequence ATGAAATATAAATGTACTTTATGTGGATGGGTATACGACCCAGCTCAAAACGATGGAGTAGAATTTGAAGACTTACCAGATGACTGGACATGCCCATTATGCGGAGCAACAAAAGACTTATTTGTTCCTGCAGAATAG